The genomic stretch TTTGCTCTTGTAGGGCGGTGGCTCAGCCTGGTTAGAGTGCTCGGCTGATAACCGAGTGGTCCGGGGTTCAAATCCCCGCCGCCCTACCATTTTTTATTTTTGAATAATATATTTATTAATTTAAATATATAAATTAATTTTGTTATAAAAAATTATCTTCTAAACTGACTCATAAATTTAGGAATGTATTTTATAGCCATATTTAAACTCATAATTTCATAGTCATCTTTTAAATACCCTTTTTCCTTCAAAACTCTCCCAACCCAATCTGAAAATCTCTTATCTTGTATAACTACAACTCCATAATCATTCTCTGTTCTTATTAACCTTCCAATCATTTGCACTAAAGTCCTTGCCATTCTATCAAATGATGTCATTAAAAAAGCTCTCCAATGAGCATTTTTAATATTTCTCTTTTTGAATTTTTCTTCTAATATTTTTTGTTCTCTTAATATTAAAGGAGTAGGGACTGGAAAAGGTAGTGTGTCAATAACAACTCCAACTAACGCCTCGCCGGGAATATCCACACCCTCAGCAAATCTACCAGTTGCCAATAAAATCCCTCCAACTCTCTCAAATCTTTCTTTTAATTCCTTAGCCTCTTTTCCATCCATTCCTTGCTCATATACATGAATGTTTTTATTTTTAATATTAGTTTTGTCAATTTCTCTTTTTAGATATTTATAGAAGTTATCTAAATCTTCATAGCTTTTAAATAAAACTAAGGAGTTTCCATTTATTGCCTCCAATATTTTTAATAAGTTTTTATTAGCCTTTTCTCTATCTCTTTTTTCATACTTCATATCTACTCCATCTTTTAAGCCTATAATTATCTTTCTATCTTTTGGAAATGGGCTCTCTAAAACTAAAAAATCTGGATTATCTACTCCTGTTTTTATAGCGTGCATTTCTAAGTTTCCTATTGTGGCAGAACAATGAATAACTACTGCATTACCGTAAAGTTCTTTTAAATGAGTACTAACAAAAACAGGCTCACATAGTAAGGAATTTCCACTTCTATAGATTACATAATTATCATTAATATATTTTAAATTTTTGATATTTTCAATAAATTCAAGAATGTGCATATCAGACAGTTTCTTTTTATGAATAAAATCGAGTTCTATAGAAATTAAAGCTCTATTATCAATATCAAATTTAAGTTCATTTTTATCAATCTCTTCATTTTCATTAAATTTTAAAATTTTATTTTTTATATTGTTTATTTGATAGTATCCATCTAATATAGATCCCAATATAGCTAATTCTGTCTTATATCTCCAAGAGTGTATCTCTCCATCAAAAATAATCGTTTCTTTGCAGATATCTAAATCTACATTTTTATTAACTAAATAATTCTCAATAATTTCCCAGAAGTTTTCATCCTCAACATCCAACCTCTTTTTTAAAATATTTGGAGCGTAATAAATAGCCATATATTTTAATCTATTAATAGCCATATCTGGATTAATAACTATTGTGGAAGCATTTCTTACACTGTTCTCTAATTTGTGTGCCTCATCACAGATAATTATATCTATATCTCTCTTACTCTCAATGTCTTCCTTTGCATAGTAAAACATACTATTATTTACTACAACAATATCAGCCAAAATACTATCAATTTTTGCCTTTTGATACTCACAAACACAATAAGGACAGTAATAAATAGTTTTATCTTCAAATTTTATTGCTTCTTTTTTAGTCCCACAGTAACAGATAGGTCTTTTATTTGGTCTATAAGGACATTTTTTATTTAGTTGGCAATATAACCTATTTGCTTTCCCACCCTTTGATTTACATATATAGTTACCTTTTCCCATCAGATAGGCAACCTTTAAATTATGCTTTATAGAACTTAAATCCTCGTAAATTCTAACCTGTTGGTCAATAGTTTCAGTTAAAATAACAACTTTTTTTCCCTTTTCAGCAAAATAAATGGCAGGAATTAAATAACCCAAAGTTTTACCTACACCAGTTGGAGCCTCAATTATCAAATTTTTTTTATTTAAAATACTTTCATAAATTTTTAGCATCATTCTTTTTTGTGGCTCTCTAATCTTAGGATAAGGAAATTTCTCCATAATATATTTTTCAAAATCCATAAAAATCCCAATTCTGTAAATTTTTTAAAATATTATCTATAACTGCGTAAATTCCAGTTAATGGATATTCTATAAATTTATTTTTTAAAACTTATATCCAATAGCTCTTTTATAGCATGCCATTCAATTAAAGATGTTGGTTTAATAATATCATTAATAACATCATAAAATAAATATTTTCAAAGTAGCATATAACTCATCTTCAATTTCCTCATTTTCTATTATAATATTATCTTTGAATTTTAATAAGATTTTTAGGATTTCATCTTTTTTATTTAAATTTTCTCTTATTGTGTATCTTATTTTATCTCTCTCAATATTAATCCATTGGTTTATGATTTCTTTAACAGATAAACCTAATTTTTTATTGTTTATTAACTGTGCAATTTCATAAGGTAAAATGTAGAATTTTGATAAATCTCTTCAATGAATAGAGTGTCAGAGGTTAAGCATATAACGTGGCAGAGATGTCTAACCTTTGTTAAATGGACAAATAGATTAAATAACTCATTTAATAATGATTTTCCATTATCATTTCCATTGAAATAGATGTTTTTTAATTTCTGCAATTCATCTATTATTAAAATTGGTTTTTTACCATCTTTTATAACAGTTTCAATACTTTCATAGATTTTATCAAAAACATCATTTAAAGATAAATTATTAAAGTCAAATTTATTTAAAAGATATTTCTTATCTCCTTTTTCAAAAAATATTTTTAAAAATTCTTCCTTTGTAGGAGTGGCATATCTCCTTAAATCATAATAGAAAAATACTATATCCTCCCTTTTAGATAGTTCCTCTATAACCCTAAGCATTACTGTCGTTTTGCCAGAAGATTTTGGCCCATAAACAAACAATATTGAATTCGGCTCTAATAAACAATAATTTTTTAAAAAATTTACTTCTTCCTCTCGATTATAAAATTTCAT from Methanocaldococcus lauensis encodes the following:
- a CDS encoding ATP-dependent DNA helicase, which encodes MDFEKYIMEKFPYPKIREPQKRMMLKIYESILNKKNLIIEAPTGVGKTLGYLIPAIYFAEKGKKVVILTETIDQQVRIYEDLSSIKHNLKVAYLMGKGNYICKSKGGKANRLYCQLNKKCPYRPNKRPICYCGTKKEAIKFEDKTIYYCPYCVCEYQKAKIDSILADIVVVNNSMFYYAKEDIESKRDIDIIICDEAHKLENSVRNASTIVINPDMAINRLKYMAIYYAPNILKKRLDVEDENFWEIIENYLVNKNVDLDICKETIIFDGEIHSWRYKTELAILGSILDGYYQINNIKNKILKFNENEEIDKNELKFDIDNRALISIELDFIHKKKLSDMHILEFIENIKNLKYINDNYVIYRSGNSLLCEPVFVSTHLKELYGNAVVIHCSATIGNLEMHAIKTGVDNPDFLVLESPFPKDRKIIIGLKDGVDMKYEKRDREKANKNLLKILEAINGNSLVLFKSYEDLDNFYKYLKREIDKTNIKNKNIHVYEQGMDGKEAKELKERFERVGGILLATGRFAEGVDIPGEALVGVVIDTLPFPVPTPLILREQKILEEKFKKRNIKNAHWRAFLMTSFDRMARTLVQMIGRLIRTENDYGVVVIQDKRFSDWVGRVLKEKGYLKDDYEIMSLNMAIKYIPKFMSQFRR